In Burkholderia gladioli, a genomic segment contains:
- a CDS encoding SDR family NAD(P)-dependent oxidoreductase codes for MTVFSERCLAGGTYLVTGASSGLGRAAALAIAGAGARVIAGGRDAERLAATLDALPGNAHVAAAHALDDADVCADWVAQLAELHGPLRGVFHAAGTELIRPARMTRQAQLDETFGASLFAAFGIARAAARKGVMEDGASLVLMSSVAASTGQVGMTAYSAAKAGIEGLVRSLACELAPRRIRVNAIAAGAVRTAMHERLTRGSPDEAVAAYESSHLLGFGEPEDVAGAALFLLSGASRWITGTALAVDGGYRVR; via the coding sequence ATGACCGTCTTCTCCGAACGCTGCCTCGCGGGCGGCACCTATCTCGTCACCGGCGCCTCGTCGGGACTCGGCCGCGCCGCCGCGCTGGCGATCGCCGGGGCGGGCGCCCGCGTGATCGCGGGCGGGCGCGACGCCGAACGGCTGGCCGCCACGCTCGACGCGCTGCCCGGCAACGCTCACGTGGCCGCCGCGCACGCGCTCGACGACGCCGACGTCTGCGCCGACTGGGTCGCCCAGCTCGCCGAGCTGCATGGCCCGCTGCGCGGGGTGTTCCATGCCGCCGGCACCGAGCTGATCCGGCCCGCGCGCATGACCCGGCAGGCCCAGCTCGACGAGACCTTCGGCGCCAGCCTGTTCGCCGCCTTCGGCATCGCGCGCGCGGCGGCCCGCAAGGGCGTGATGGAGGACGGCGCCTCGCTGGTGCTGATGTCCTCGGTGGCGGCCAGCACCGGCCAGGTCGGCATGACCGCCTACTCGGCCGCCAAGGCCGGCATCGAGGGCCTGGTGCGCTCGCTCGCCTGCGAACTGGCGCCGCGCCGGATCCGCGTCAACGCGATCGCCGCGGGCGCGGTGCGCACCGCCATGCACGAACGCCTGACGCGCGGCAGCCCCGACGAGGCCGTGGCCGCCTACGAATCGAGCCATCTGCTCGGCTTCGGCGAGCCCGAGGACGTGGCCGGCGCCGCGCTGTTCCTGCTGTCCGGGGCGAGCCGCTGGATCACCGGCACCGCGCTGGCGGTCGACGGCGGCTACCGGG
- a CDS encoding ketoacyl-ACP synthase III, translating into MDAPLAPAGRELRAGGARLAGVVSCLPAQEQSNQPFVERFGEAAVRDVVKMIGVERRRRAAEHQTTADLCRAAGEHLLRGLGWRPDQVDAVLFVSQTPDYRLPGTAFVLQAAWGLPAASIALDINLGCSAYPQALWLGMNLIRSGAARRVLLAVGDTISKLVDPEDRATALLFGDAGTVTALEADPEAEDAHFVIGADGGGVPNLIVPAGGCRGTPTDDARLVGRSPDHLFMDGGEIFNFTLRRIPPLVARTLELAGHGAQGHDAFLFHQANLFMLKHLVKKAGLPAERVPINLNAYGNTSCASIPLLMTTELREALATRAMRLAMFGFGVGYSWASASLLTGPLAVVDTIES; encoded by the coding sequence TTGGACGCGCCGCTCGCCCCGGCCGGCCGCGAACTGCGCGCCGGCGGCGCCCGCCTCGCCGGCGTGGTGTCCTGCCTGCCCGCGCAGGAGCAGTCGAACCAGCCGTTCGTCGAGCGCTTCGGCGAGGCGGCCGTGCGCGACGTGGTCAAGATGATCGGCGTCGAGCGGCGCCGCCGCGCGGCCGAGCACCAGACCACCGCCGACCTGTGCCGCGCGGCCGGCGAGCACCTACTGCGCGGCCTGGGCTGGCGGCCGGACCAGGTCGACGCGGTGCTGTTCGTGTCGCAGACGCCCGACTACCGGCTGCCGGGCACGGCCTTCGTGCTGCAGGCCGCCTGGGGGCTGCCAGCCGCCTCGATCGCGCTCGACATCAACCTCGGCTGCTCGGCCTACCCGCAGGCGCTCTGGCTCGGCATGAACCTGATCCGCAGCGGCGCGGCGCGGCGCGTGCTGCTGGCGGTGGGCGACACCATCAGCAAGCTGGTCGATCCCGAGGACCGCGCCACCGCGCTGCTGTTCGGCGACGCGGGCACCGTCACCGCGCTGGAGGCCGATCCCGAGGCGGAGGACGCGCATTTCGTGATCGGCGCCGACGGCGGCGGCGTGCCCAACCTGATCGTGCCGGCCGGCGGCTGCCGCGGCACGCCGACCGACGACGCGCGCCTGGTCGGCCGCTCGCCCGACCATCTGTTCATGGACGGCGGCGAGATCTTCAACTTCACGCTCAGGCGCATCCCGCCGCTGGTGGCGCGCACGCTCGAACTGGCCGGCCACGGCGCGCAAGGCCACGATGCCTTCCTGTTCCACCAGGCCAACCTGTTCATGCTCAAGCACCTGGTGAAGAAGGCCGGCTTGCCCGCCGAGCGCGTGCCCATCAACCTGAACGCCTACGGCAATACCAGCTGCGCCTCGATCCCGCTGCTGATGACGACCGAGCTTCGCGAGGCGCTCGCCACGCGCGCCATGCGCCTGGCGATGTTCGGCTTCGGCGTCGGCTATTCCTGGGCCTCGGCCTCCCTGCTGACGGGGCCGCTCGCCGTCGTCGACACCATCGAATCATGA
- a CDS encoding acyl carrier protein — protein MNAFYEGLAEVFEIDAAEVSPALVLADHNWDSLAIVSTIALADDCFGVLLNGQALGNCLTVADIEALVQAQKG, from the coding sequence ATGAACGCATTCTACGAAGGACTCGCGGAAGTCTTCGAAATCGACGCCGCCGAGGTCTCGCCGGCCCTGGTGCTGGCCGACCACAACTGGGATTCGCTGGCGATCGTCTCGACCATCGCGCTGGCCGACGACTGCTTCGGCGTGCTGCTGAACGGCCAGGCGCTCGGCAACTGCCTGACCGTCGCCGATATCGAGGCGCTGGTCCAGGCGCAGAAGGGCTGA
- a CDS encoding ketoacyl-ACP synthase III — translation MTTRAALLDIASHLPDTVLANDELAALYPEWPAEKILAKTGIRERRIAADGETASDLAFHAARRLFAQGRVSAAQVDFVILCTQAPDYILPASACLLQHRLGIGTHAGAFDVNLGCSGYVYGLSLAKGLVETGAARCVLLLTADTYSKYLHPLDKSVRTLFGDGATATAIGIDSRAAGDGIEPIGPFVFGTDGRGAPNLMVRAGLFREPRSADSAREHEDASGNVRTDEHLYMNGAEVMAFSLAEVPRAAERLLERAGLAREDIDCFVLHQANRFMLEALRKKMKIPEDRFPILVEHTGNTVSSTLPLALEQLRGEARLAPGTRAMLLGFGVGYSWAGCLLNC, via the coding sequence ATGACCACGCGCGCCGCGCTGCTCGACATCGCCAGCCACCTGCCCGACACGGTGCTGGCCAACGACGAGCTGGCCGCGCTCTATCCGGAATGGCCGGCCGAGAAGATCCTCGCCAAGACGGGGATCCGCGAACGCCGCATCGCGGCCGACGGCGAGACCGCCTCGGACCTCGCCTTCCACGCGGCCCGGCGGCTGTTCGCGCAAGGGCGCGTGAGCGCGGCGCAGGTCGACTTCGTGATCCTCTGCACCCAGGCGCCCGACTACATCCTGCCGGCCTCGGCCTGCCTGCTGCAGCACCGGCTCGGCATCGGCACCCATGCCGGCGCCTTCGACGTCAACCTCGGCTGCTCGGGCTACGTGTATGGCCTGTCGCTCGCCAAGGGCCTGGTCGAGACGGGCGCCGCGCGCTGCGTGCTGCTGCTGACCGCCGACACCTATTCGAAATACCTGCATCCGCTCGACAAGAGCGTGCGCACGCTGTTCGGCGACGGCGCCACCGCCACCGCGATCGGCATCGACTCGCGGGCCGCCGGCGACGGCATCGAGCCGATCGGCCCGTTCGTGTTCGGCACCGACGGGCGCGGCGCGCCGAACCTGATGGTACGCGCGGGCCTGTTCCGCGAGCCGCGCAGCGCCGACAGCGCGCGCGAGCACGAGGACGCCTCCGGCAACGTGCGCACCGACGAGCATCTCTACATGAACGGCGCCGAGGTGATGGCCTTCTCGCTGGCCGAGGTGCCGCGCGCGGCCGAGCGGCTGCTGGAGCGCGCCGGCCTCGCGCGCGAGGACATCGACTGCTTCGTGCTGCACCAGGCGAACCGCTTCATGCTCGAGGCGCTGCGCAAGAAAATGAAGATCCCCGAGGATCGCTTCCCGATCCTCGTCGAGCACACCGGCAACACGGTGTCGTCGACGCTGCCGCTCGCGCTCGAGCAGTTGCGCGGCGAAGCTCGTCTCGCGCCGGGCACGCGCGCGATGCTGCTCGGATTCGGCGTCGGCTACTCGTGGGCCGGCTGTCTGTTGAACTGTTAG
- the vioA gene encoding dTDP-4-amino-4,6-dideoxy-D-glucose aminotransferase VioA gives MNALPLRAVEPVADERIYVTQPHLAPLAEFLPYLEQIWDSKVLTNGGPFHQQLEKALCEYLGVEHLALFTNGTLALVTALQALRISGEVITTPYSFVATAHSLLWNGIKPVFVDIDPHTLNIDPARIEAAITPQTTAIMPVHCYGRPCDVEAIRRIADNYNLKVIYDAAHAFGVHTDAGSVLGHGDLSVLSFHATKVFNTFEGGAIVCPDAKTKQHIDHLKNFGFVDEVTVVAAGINGKMSEINAAFGMLQLKHLDAALARRAQIDARYRAQLAGVRGIRCLPPIDAKLVNHSYFPILVDDDYALSRDGLYQLLRDHEIHGRRYFYPLISDFPNYRGLPSAHPDRLPVARDISRRVLCLPIYPALSDDNVDRVVNLIAGAGR, from the coding sequence ATGAATGCCCTGCCGCTGCGCGCCGTCGAACCCGTCGCCGACGAGCGTATCTATGTGACGCAGCCGCATCTCGCGCCGCTCGCCGAATTCCTGCCCTATCTCGAGCAGATCTGGGACAGCAAGGTGCTGACCAACGGCGGCCCGTTCCACCAGCAGCTCGAGAAGGCGCTCTGCGAGTACCTGGGCGTCGAGCACCTGGCGCTGTTCACCAACGGCACGCTGGCACTGGTCACGGCCCTGCAGGCGCTGCGGATCTCGGGCGAGGTGATCACCACCCCCTATTCCTTCGTCGCCACCGCGCACTCGCTGCTCTGGAACGGCATCAAGCCGGTGTTCGTCGACATCGACCCGCATACGCTGAACATCGACCCGGCCAGGATCGAGGCCGCCATCACGCCGCAGACCACCGCCATCATGCCGGTGCACTGCTACGGCCGGCCCTGCGACGTGGAAGCGATCCGCCGCATCGCCGACAACTACAACCTGAAGGTGATCTACGACGCCGCGCACGCGTTCGGGGTGCACACCGACGCCGGCAGCGTGCTCGGGCACGGCGACCTGTCGGTGCTGAGCTTCCACGCCACCAAGGTGTTCAACACCTTCGAGGGCGGCGCGATCGTCTGCCCCGACGCGAAGACCAAGCAGCACATCGACCACCTGAAGAACTTCGGTTTCGTCGACGAGGTGACGGTGGTGGCGGCCGGCATCAACGGCAAGATGAGCGAGATCAACGCGGCCTTCGGCATGCTGCAGCTCAAGCACCTCGACGCGGCGCTCGCCCGTCGCGCGCAGATCGACGCGCGTTATCGCGCGCAACTGGCCGGGGTGCGCGGCATCCGCTGCCTGCCGCCGATCGACGCGAAGCTCGTCAATCACTCGTACTTCCCGATCCTGGTCGACGACGACTACGCGCTCTCGCGCGACGGCCTCTACCAGTTGCTGCGCGATCACGAGATCCACGGGCGCCGCTACTTCTACCCGCTGATCTCGGACTTCCCCAACTACCGCGGGCTGCCCTCGGCGCATCCGGACCGGCTGCCGGTGGCGCGCGACATCTCGCGGCGCGTGCTGTGCCTGCCGATCTACCCGGCGCTGTCGGACGACAACGTCGATCGCGTGGTGAACCTGATCGCCGGAGCCGGTCGATGA
- a CDS encoding tetratricopeptide repeat protein: MSESTPSASQMPDQQFDADIALVLDSALASHHRGEFAEARTLYELILSAHPQHADARYNLAVLKVQTGEPAAALPDFEVVLGLSPHNGQYWVSYIDAQIEAGRIAAAWTMLGMCQKFGVHGPAVDGLVNRLSLSAEGKAAIVGTAAAGQPVAAAASASPAETRTVTFSISTATPQAGQGTAQAAAPAPRAVQAPIARKPTPQDVNRFTALYNKGRFEEAIKLARQLAQRYPDHAWCWKSLGNALHQHGEYLASIEPLAKATELDPADVLIGTLYADVLRLANRLVDSERESRRLLQIDPDFAETHRVLGMSLLALGRIQEAIVAGRRSVELAPNSLHVHGSLAVALSELGATAEAEASFRRAHEIAPRDAAMHSNLLFCMTHNPGLDAERLYAEHRRFAEIHEAPVRARWPRHANQRDPERQLRIGLISGDLFNHAVSSYLMPILEALKDDPTLSLHVYHNHTIEDAVTERMRACVRSWTTVAGLSDDRLVQRIRDDRIDIMMDLSNHTGRNRLPALARKPAPVQVTWLGYPGTTGLDAIDYHFADRFGVPFGEMERQYSEKTVHLPAGGTFKPAENAPPVNLLPALHNGYVTFGSFNRLNKLRHDVIAVWARILHAVPGSRMRIGSIPRDGGVDMLLGWFSAEGISHDRLDLQPRAPAAVYLQQHHHVDFCLDTFPYTGSTTALNALWMGVPTLTIRGDTLASRAGAVWMSSVGLEQFVADDADDFVARAIALAGDLKGLAALRGGMRERCRQSAGFQPERVAQAVSDSFRIAWRRWCAGEAPIPFTAPDRGSLATAASEAVPRDAEAAALTGEAR; the protein is encoded by the coding sequence ATGTCCGAATCGACGCCGTCCGCCAGCCAGATGCCTGATCAACAGTTCGATGCGGATATCGCGCTGGTGCTCGACAGCGCGCTAGCCAGCCATCACCGCGGCGAATTCGCCGAGGCCCGGACGCTCTATGAGCTGATCCTGTCGGCCCACCCGCAGCACGCGGATGCCCGCTACAACCTGGCGGTGCTCAAGGTGCAGACGGGCGAACCGGCCGCGGCCCTGCCCGATTTCGAGGTCGTGCTCGGCCTCTCGCCGCACAACGGGCAGTACTGGGTCAGCTACATCGACGCGCAGATCGAGGCGGGCCGCATCGCCGCGGCCTGGACCATGCTCGGCATGTGCCAGAAATTCGGCGTCCATGGCCCGGCCGTGGACGGGCTGGTCAATCGCCTGTCGCTGTCGGCCGAGGGCAAGGCGGCGATAGTCGGCACCGCGGCGGCCGGGCAGCCGGTGGCGGCCGCCGCCTCGGCCAGCCCCGCCGAGACGCGCACCGTGACCTTCTCGATCTCCACCGCCACGCCGCAGGCGGGCCAGGGCACCGCCCAGGCCGCCGCGCCTGCGCCCCGCGCCGTGCAGGCGCCGATCGCGCGCAAGCCCACCCCGCAGGATGTGAACCGCTTCACCGCGCTCTACAACAAGGGCCGCTTCGAGGAAGCCATCAAGCTGGCGCGGCAACTCGCGCAGCGCTACCCCGATCACGCCTGGTGCTGGAAATCGCTGGGCAACGCGCTGCACCAGCACGGCGAATACCTGGCCTCGATCGAGCCGCTGGCCAAGGCCACCGAACTCGATCCCGCCGACGTGCTGATCGGCACGCTCTACGCCGACGTGCTGCGGCTGGCCAATCGCCTCGTCGATTCCGAGCGCGAATCGCGCCGCCTGCTCCAGATCGATCCGGACTTCGCCGAGACGCACCGCGTACTGGGCATGAGCCTGCTCGCCCTGGGCCGCATCCAGGAAGCGATCGTGGCCGGCCGGCGCTCGGTCGAGCTGGCGCCGAACTCGCTGCACGTGCACGGCTCGCTGGCGGTGGCGCTCAGCGAACTGGGCGCGACCGCCGAGGCCGAGGCCTCGTTCCGCCGCGCCCATGAGATCGCCCCGCGCGATGCCGCGATGCACAGCAACCTGCTGTTCTGCATGACCCACAACCCGGGGCTCGACGCCGAGCGGCTGTACGCCGAGCACCGGCGCTTCGCCGAGATCCACGAGGCTCCGGTACGCGCGCGCTGGCCGCGCCACGCGAACCAGCGCGACCCGGAACGCCAGTTGCGGATCGGCCTGATCTCGGGCGACCTGTTCAATCACGCGGTGTCGTCCTACCTGATGCCGATTCTCGAGGCGCTGAAGGACGATCCGACGCTGTCGCTGCACGTCTATCACAACCACACCATCGAGGATGCCGTCACCGAGCGCATGCGCGCCTGCGTGCGCAGCTGGACCACGGTGGCCGGCCTGAGCGACGACCGGCTGGTGCAGCGCATCCGCGACGACCGGATCGACATCATGATGGACCTGTCGAACCACACCGGCCGCAACCGGCTGCCCGCGCTCGCGCGCAAGCCGGCGCCGGTGCAGGTCACCTGGCTCGGCTACCCGGGCACCACCGGGCTGGACGCGATCGACTATCACTTCGCGGACCGCTTCGGCGTGCCGTTCGGCGAGATGGAGCGCCAGTACAGCGAGAAGACCGTCCACCTGCCGGCCGGCGGCACCTTCAAGCCCGCCGAGAACGCGCCGCCCGTCAACCTGCTGCCGGCGCTGCACAACGGCTACGTGACCTTCGGCAGCTTCAACCGCCTGAACAAGCTGCGCCACGACGTGATCGCGGTCTGGGCGCGCATCCTGCACGCCGTGCCGGGCTCGCGGATGCGGATCGGCTCGATCCCGCGCGACGGCGGCGTCGACATGCTGCTCGGCTGGTTCAGCGCCGAAGGCATCAGCCACGACCGCCTCGACCTGCAGCCGCGCGCGCCGGCCGCGGTCTACCTGCAGCAGCACCACCATGTCGACTTCTGCCTCGACACCTTCCCCTACACGGGCTCGACCACCGCGCTCAACGCGCTGTGGATGGGCGTGCCGACCCTGACGATCCGCGGCGACACGCTGGCCAGCCGCGCCGGCGCGGTCTGGATGTCCTCGGTCGGGCTCGAGCAGTTCGTCGCCGACGACGCCGACGATTTCGTGGCCCGCGCCATCGCGCTGGCCGGCGACCTGAAGGGCCTGGCCGCGCTGCGCGGCGGCATGCGCGAGCGCTGCCGCCAGTCGGCGGGCTTCCAGCCCGAGCGCGTCGCGCAGGCCGTCTCGGACAGCTTCCGGATCGCCTGGCGGCGCTGGTGCGCCGGCGAGGCACCGATTCCGTTCACCGCGCCCGACCGCGGCTCGCTCGCCACCGCTGCCAGCGAGGCCGTGCCGCGCGATGCCGAGGCCGCCGCCCTCACCGGAGAAGCACGATGA
- the fliT gene encoding flagellar protein FliT: MDQTTLVRQVLAMTHEIDRAVQLADWEGAGRLVAAREPYLTSIQAQQSPEAMLMIREIQAIDAATMAASSLARDELQHEYRAAMGRLDSARQYNSQAALRY, translated from the coding sequence ATGGATCAAACCACCCTCGTCAGACAGGTTCTCGCGATGACGCACGAGATCGACCGGGCGGTGCAACTGGCCGACTGGGAGGGCGCCGGGCGGCTGGTGGCCGCGCGCGAGCCCTATCTCACCTCGATCCAGGCGCAGCAGTCGCCCGAGGCGATGCTGATGATCCGCGAGATCCAGGCCATCGACGCCGCCACCATGGCCGCCTCGTCGCTCGCGCGCGACGAGTTGCAGCACGAATACCGCGCCGCCATGGGCCGGCTCGATTCGGCCAGGCAATACAACAGCCAGGCCGCGCTGCGCTACTGA
- the fliD gene encoding flagellar filament capping protein FliD gives MSTIPSTNSSSNATTSTSQSSNNALSSNPALQQAAQSIISGSTGNTGLDVNTLVSALVSSKTAAQAVLLSTSIANDTLKNQAYASLQSALSTLQTSLASLADGSLAQTYTATATGNGLTASAGVGAQAGTYQVTVSQIAQSQSLSSPAFGATTQLGTGSLTLQVGSKSSTISISSSNNTLAGIRDAINNDPNNPGVSATIVNGSDGAHLVLSSKASGAANTINVTANASTDNGLSQLSVTSTPSTSGGGSTIPSNSSWSQSTAAQDAQFKIGTVSGSSSTNTVTSAIAGVTLNLTQAAVSNPPAAQTLTIAPDTTTQASTITAFVKAYNTLVTTYSAVGTFNSSNPSQSGPLFGDSTLNSIQNQLSAILGGGVTSNGASATLKSLGITIADGSNSTQPAGTLVIDQGALTTALQSTNAAATLFNGTNGIGEQLSKAITNITAPKGILTTSVSSVQSDLTSLNTQQTALNAYAAQLTTQYNTQFTQLNTLLAQMTTNQNYLTQLFGGTNSAGALATNK, from the coding sequence ATGTCCACGATTCCCTCGACCAACAGCAGCTCGAACGCGACGACCAGCACCTCGCAGAGCAGCAACAACGCGCTGAGCAGCAATCCGGCGCTGCAGCAAGCCGCCCAGTCGATCATCAGCGGCTCGACCGGCAACACCGGGCTCGACGTCAATACGCTGGTGTCGGCGCTGGTCAGCTCCAAGACCGCCGCGCAGGCCGTCCTGCTGTCCACCTCGATCGCCAACGACACCCTGAAGAACCAGGCCTATGCCAGCCTGCAGAGCGCCCTGTCGACGCTGCAGACCTCGCTGGCCTCGCTGGCCGACGGCTCGCTCGCGCAAACCTACACCGCGACCGCCACCGGCAACGGCCTGACCGCGAGCGCCGGCGTCGGCGCGCAGGCCGGCACCTACCAGGTCACGGTCTCGCAGATCGCCCAGTCGCAATCGCTGTCCTCGCCCGCCTTCGGCGCCACCACCCAGCTCGGCACCGGCAGCCTGACGCTGCAGGTCGGCAGCAAGAGCTCGACAATCAGCATCAGCTCGTCGAACAACACGCTGGCCGGCATCCGCGACGCGATCAATAACGATCCGAACAATCCCGGCGTGTCCGCCACCATCGTGAACGGCAGCGACGGCGCGCACCTGGTGCTGAGTTCGAAGGCCAGCGGCGCGGCCAACACCATCAACGTGACGGCCAATGCCAGCACCGACAACGGCCTGTCGCAACTCAGCGTCACCTCGACGCCGAGCACCAGCGGCGGCGGCTCGACGATCCCGTCCAACTCCAGCTGGAGCCAGTCCACCGCCGCGCAGGACGCGCAATTCAAAATCGGCACGGTGAGCGGCTCGAGCTCGACCAACACCGTCACCAGCGCGATCGCCGGCGTCACGCTGAACCTCACGCAGGCCGCGGTCAGCAACCCGCCAGCCGCCCAGACGCTGACGATCGCCCCCGACACGACCACCCAGGCCTCCACCATCACCGCCTTCGTGAAGGCCTACAACACGCTGGTCACGACCTACTCGGCGGTCGGCACCTTCAACAGCAGCAACCCGTCGCAAAGCGGCCCGTTGTTCGGCGACTCGACGCTCAATTCGATCCAGAACCAGCTCTCGGCGATCCTCGGCGGCGGAGTCACCAGCAACGGCGCAAGCGCCACGCTGAAGTCGCTGGGCATCACCATCGCCGACGGCAGCAACTCGACGCAGCCGGCCGGCACCCTGGTGATCGACCAGGGCGCGCTGACCACCGCGCTGCAGAGCACCAATGCCGCGGCCACGCTGTTCAACGGCACCAACGGCATCGGCGAGCAGCTCAGCAAGGCGATCACCAACATCACGGCGCCCAAGGGAATCCTGACCACCAGCGTGAGCTCGGTGCAGAGCGACCTGACCAGCCTCAACACCCAGCAGACCGCGCTGAACGCCTATGCCGCGCAGCTGACCACGCAGTACAACACCCAGTTCACCCAGCTGAACACGCTGCTGGCGCAGATGACGACCAACCAGAACTACCTGACCCAGCTTTTCGGCGGCACCAACAGCGCGGGCGCGCTGGCCACCAACAAGTAA
- a CDS encoding flagellin: MLGINTNINSLVAQQNLNGSQSALSQAITRLSSGSKINSAADDAAGLAIATRMQTQINGLNQGVQNTNSAVSLIQTASSQLSALTTSLQRISTLATEAANGTLSQSDQVAAQQEVADQIAEVNRIASQTNFNGKNLLDGSAGIVTFQVGANVGQTVTLDLSQSLSAAKIGGGLVQSGQTVGTIQGLSLDANGAATTAAQPAITSVNVLSDGKGGFTFTDQNGQALSTTAVGAIFTTGTAAGTGTAVTNLTLATGATSGMTAAQASAATQMVTQINAVNAPPTVSNLSISSATGANQTIFSVANALATINNLQATLGATQNRLQAVAQTQQANSTNLSSAQSQIQSADFAQETANLSRAQVLQQAGISVLAQANSLPQQVLKLLQ; the protein is encoded by the coding sequence ATGCTCGGAATCAATACCAACATCAACTCGCTGGTCGCTCAGCAGAACCTGAACGGCTCGCAAAGCGCTCTGTCGCAAGCCATCACCCGCCTGTCCTCGGGCTCCAAGATCAACAGCGCGGCCGACGACGCGGCAGGCCTGGCGATCGCCACCCGCATGCAGACGCAGATCAACGGCCTGAACCAGGGCGTGCAGAACACCAACAGCGCGGTCTCGCTGATCCAGACGGCATCGAGCCAGCTGTCGGCCCTGACCACCAGCCTGCAACGTATCAGCACGCTGGCGACGGAAGCCGCCAACGGCACGCTGTCGCAAAGCGACCAGGTCGCCGCCCAGCAGGAAGTGGCGGACCAGATCGCTGAAGTGAACCGTATCGCTTCGCAGACGAACTTCAACGGCAAGAACCTGCTCGACGGTTCGGCCGGCATCGTCACCTTCCAGGTTGGCGCGAACGTCGGCCAGACGGTCACGCTCGACCTGAGCCAGAGCCTGTCGGCGGCCAAGATCGGCGGCGGCCTGGTGCAGTCGGGCCAGACGGTCGGCACGATCCAGGGCCTGTCGCTCGACGCCAACGGCGCCGCCACGACGGCCGCGCAACCGGCCATCACCTCGGTCAACGTGCTGTCGGACGGCAAGGGCGGCTTCACCTTCACCGACCAGAACGGCCAGGCACTGAGCACGACGGCAGTCGGCGCGATCTTCACGACCGGCACGGCAGCGGGCACGGGCACGGCCGTCACGAACCTGACGCTGGCCACCGGCGCGACGAGCGGCATGACGGCGGCACAGGCCAGCGCGGCAACCCAGATGGTCACGCAGATCAACGCCGTGAACGCACCGCCGACCGTCTCGAACCTGTCGATCAGCAGCGCCACGGGCGCCAACCAGACGATCTTCTCGGTCGCCAACGCGCTGGCCACCATCAACAACCTGCAAGCCACGCTGGGCGCCACGCAGAACCGTCTGCAGGCCGTCGCGCAAACGCAGCAGGCCAACTCGACCAACCTGTCGTCGGCCCAGTCGCAGATCCAGAGCGCGGACTTCGCGCAGGAAACCGCGAACCTGAGCCGTGCGCAAGTGCTGCAGCAAGCCGGCATCTCGGTGCTCGCGCAAGCGAACTCGCTGCCGCAGCAGGTCCTGAAGCTCCTGCAGTAA
- the rpsU gene encoding 30S ribosomal protein S21, with product MTTILLKENEPFEVAIRRFRRAIEKNGLIAELRERQSYEKPTAVRKRKKAAAVKRLHKRLRSQMLPKKLH from the coding sequence ATGACGACGATTCTTCTGAAGGAAAACGAGCCGTTCGAAGTAGCGATCCGCCGCTTCCGCCGCGCGATCGAAAAGAACGGCCTGATCGCTGAGCTGCGTGAGCGCCAGTCGTACGAGAAGCCGACTGCCGTGCGCAAGCGCAAGAAGGCCGCGGCCGTGAAGCGCCTGCACAAGCGCCTGCGCAGCCAGATGCTGCCGAAGAAGCTCCACTAA
- a CDS encoding DNA-3-methyladenine glycosylase I: MGERCNWVRTDADAHYHDTEWGRPSHDERYLFEMLILEGAQAGLSWSTILNKREAYRAAFANFEVDEVARFTPARLEKLLLDPGIVRHRGKIESVVTNALAVQRIRAEHGSLAAFLWSFVDGKPRLNGWDSYRDAPASTETSDALSKALKRHGCKFVGSTICYALMQAIGMVNDHEFGCPCRDECAKLGKPASAAKRAAARPAAAKPAATAKSAPTKRTAAKKSAA, translated from the coding sequence ATGGGCGAACGCTGCAACTGGGTCCGCACGGACGCCGATGCGCATTATCACGACACCGAATGGGGCCGGCCCTCGCACGACGAGCGCTACCTGTTCGAGATGCTGATCCTGGAAGGCGCGCAGGCCGGGCTGTCCTGGTCGACGATCCTCAACAAGCGCGAGGCTTATCGCGCCGCCTTCGCCAACTTCGAGGTCGACGAAGTGGCGCGCTTCACGCCCGCGCGGCTCGAGAAGCTGCTGCTGGACCCGGGCATCGTGCGCCATCGCGGCAAGATCGAGTCGGTCGTCACCAATGCCCTCGCGGTGCAGCGGATTCGCGCCGAGCATGGCTCGCTGGCGGCCTTCCTGTGGTCCTTCGTCGACGGCAAGCCGCGGCTGAACGGCTGGGATTCGTATCGCGACGCGCCGGCCTCGACCGAGACATCCGACGCGCTGAGCAAGGCGCTCAAGCGCCATGGCTGCAAGTTCGTCGGCTCGACCATCTGCTACGCGCTGATGCAGGCGATCGGCATGGTCAACGACCACGAGTTCGGCTGCCCGTGCCGGGATGAGTGCGCGAAGCTCGGCAAGCCGGCGAGCGCCGCGAAGCGGGCGGCGGCCAGGCCGGCCGCGGCAAAACCTGCAGCCACGGCGAAATCCGCTCCGACCAAGCGCACCGCGGCGAAAAAATCGGCGGCCTGA